A region from the Bactrocera dorsalis isolate Fly_Bdor chromosome 1, ASM2337382v1, whole genome shotgun sequence genome encodes:
- the LOC105222700 gene encoding uncharacterized protein LOC105222700 isoform X4, whose translation MQLKQQSESCVRITVQIPKDAAQRLRQMAAEGNPALHALGIMSVQLDGDSVISIKLPGQEINLKTIDNDEEVLSSGSEAMGDFTQLLDTGGSAIRCLSDQLTSGTFLQSQVQCRIPVQNTNKQELPSSQLQQYQLVQDRRNKLLGGPSTSNAAQAILQKQQHQNPNLQRQLIQGQPLFKPPNTVCPMDGKVPVPPIPSNLNNGSNNRDYPFVSMRQARVLQGRENALNSGLVNSNQAFSTNGSQSLQAPQNGQMELSSALVSCPNVPLKGLKNSPNVDLLPSTSVLAGNKLQFLQPPPPPYPGMGTVTSNVINKPVAQINKTVQNYLQKGLGGPPVGSFSVINSTTPNNNNIAISSPLLVNLLQNDGNTTSNQVKLTSQTSLTQEQSSPLQSTSQQQLNQSQRQQLLRSPMQTQSTPNDIALDHKQVQQQQTQLLSSENIMMGASSSMGVSLSPGVNTSMRNLHQQQQEQIMTSPGSNLFGHHQFQSNFQPQHITSQQTHFLRQQRQQQLQGAVVSIPGTPSQRIMQQQQSFQQSQIINNNQTSLQNGVGGIMLTNLHHQQSPNVRQVRPVGTMTGHVAVQQKSQQALHFLSSGNMSPAASHSPASSHQSMHSPLMGSHQQQILSPSTTPVQSPHPHTPHAHKHIGQQQSQQLQLQQQHNQLQQQTAMILPPAVSLPSNSVNLHHNSQVPLESSLSGARSSTGSSASLTNTIPPPPDYNQTANATTGWPVNNKMMDSETKSSFQEFARYQMQYNLQQQQMNTNHQSQPNKDDLQKQQFSNHSSSPVGDTIGRMVAVSSMDNVASNVLSDPLITLSDFEALTTNDLDALLPTLNCDLDSTLSLDDKNELESLLQDAKDLDLDLIEENLSAVGVDIDETAAAASSLLDAEARHLPPNVTLGVNPIHFEQNGQIPQTIQNHMGDDTIVATKENKLQVHLSNQPRDQVMQNRYKPEDNMFMLNNQTNQKLQLTQDILSHSIQSAQHSNFQEESALHRSKGSGGTENSPTQKQFLINPLTGEMEPMQSDDSETEAEQETQQTNSMSKNQRVVSSVIESFSCNQSVEGLSNSLFLEDDSNSCGTSVSKLSLSEQINGIIPGVGSDIERSRDSLLLNKSNRSVKYTKRDDTHLLNKSVTSLNNISEFCTIKSPNAFFNPGTTSSATSSLKKKSKSTTLREKQQNNLKEKKQDANTISGVTKPKRAKANAKSKTPAALSCTNTIPSTLSESTPILATQRTSESCNNNEKIKLRLKLEKKEPVSPAYKVDISFLASPKLPVLETPVSSKLNVPSQSKNSVLLNKNINQNTTVLSVSTQQPQNLLENSSVVQNQSIAFTNFTPPQIAVNVSPNCSIDEPRVPPLHISLRGGKNSIVIKSSRKDRKKPQSLPNTASVVSSGDAEDVDSKHIPNKQSQMQSSQMPDLCTEIRTQEKTQHLYISQNPTSSVFNCSGNGNNSVTIMTSARLPTLPISSDDLSLSATSMTATSLTTSSFSGNKNGLTISAIKSLDTKSGSSLNDNKNIIIGSTNVGTLPFPPQLMHQSQYQKHTSNKLSQTCKEPTSVSGSIINTLSKNNILACSSDNSVNISNRVMNTMNLKTPATITPIGMGGGKPLTKNHKPPSYITAVQQLQLQKHQQKQLQKQTKFGTLNESQSPQETIVAVATLLPSATTLKRVTIPKSSVEQDDLVVKSESVSSTAESLVNTDHKISASNLPTTLANAVVSFKNQSHEAVQNESVPIPVSNGTVSVNNVGISSNQGNVVGTSPPALINVTLRNSPASNGSGTPGHGNGSGTGEDSGIESMDALSEKSPHQQSSSSPTQQQINSGSTSTEKTAATSNDVKKSLKSDITKEKVDHTKNINEENKLESNPQRKDILLDYTDDEIEKALARMEGFNEDYLAVDRNASTIVSTVEQLSSKSAANTKNAISPSKVEDTIKGTLLEHMAETSTENTENKLTGRIIESITTEDRNTSQYTDGNILLDNKYKSEISLEKPICSRKLDIKIDTENLTTDEGGRIIFETKKQGDASNIHSQRSDSTYPPISIEIPTQSETECNRIRTRASSRLESPLDINKSSPTSNESNANSCVSTNNKQLNTTRASSIGSVSPQLSVTFSGSETQLGVGNKRKRQESDTSANNAHLNECTEQKRLRTSSISSATSNVAVDDNVRNMNDLSSANDAQDASKIICSRKCEESSDSDEPLIEVAEKVRNSKAGNVADFNTSEGAIQTTLVNLASGKMEFCNTSSLEKSTRNSRTIIHPSIDLFDLGNCHRKALPKNGL comes from the exons CAGAGTGAATCTTGCGTGCGGATAACAGTGCAAATCCCAAAGGATGCGGCTCAACGGTTACGCCAGATGGCAGCGGAGGGCAATCCAGCCCTCCATGCTCTCGGTATTATGTCTGTGCAGTTGGACGGCGATTCTGTGATATCCATAAAATTACCCGGACAggagataaatttaaaaactatag ATAATGACGAAGAAGTTTTATCGAGCGGCAGTGAGGCGATGGGCGATTTTACACAACTGTTGGATACTGGGGGGAGTGCGATCCGGTGTCTTAGTGATCAGTTAACAAGCGGAACATTTTTGCAATCACAAGTGCAATGTCGCATCCCTGTACAAAACACCAATAAACAAGAACTTCCGTCATCTCAATTGCAGCAATATCAGCTGGTGCAGGACAGACGTAATAAGCTGCTTGGAGGGCCAAGTACAAGCAATGCCGCGCAAGCTATTCTTCAAAAACAGCAACATCAAAACCCAAACCTGCAGCGACAGTTAATTCAAGGTCAACCACTATTTAAACCACCAAACACAGTTTGTCCTATGGATGGAAAAGTCCCGGTACCACCAATaccttcaaatttaaataacggGTCAAATAATAGGGATTATCCATTCGTTAGTATGAGGCAAGCTCGTGTTTTACAAGGTCGAGAAAATGCACTGAATAGTGGTCTAGTAAATTCTAATCAAGCTTTTTCAACAAATGGTTCACAATCTTTACAAGCGCCGCAAAATGGACAAATGGAACTTTCAAGTGCTTTGGTATCGTGTCCCAATGTACCattaaaaggtttaaaaaattCTCCCAATGTAGATCTTTTGCCTTCAACTTCTGTTTTAGCTGGTAATAAATTACAGTTTTTGCAACCTCCACCACCTCCATACCCAGGTATGGGGACAGTAACATCAAACGTTATAAACAAACCTGTCgctcaaataaacaaaacagtTCAAAACTATTTACAAAAAGGCCTGGGAGGGCCACCAGTGGGATCCTTTTCAGTAATTAATTCTACGACgccaaataataataacattgcAATTTCCTCACCCCTGCTTGtgaatttattacaaaatgatGGGAATACAACGTCAAATCAAGTAAAATTGACATCACAAACTTCATTGACTCAAGAGCAATCATCACCGTTACAATCCACGAGTCAGCAACAGTTAAATCAAAGCCAACGTCAACAGTTATTAAGATCACCAATGCAAACGCAATCAACACCTAACGACATAGCACTAGACCACAAACAAGTTCAACAACAACAGACACAATTGTTATCTTCGGAAAATATTATGATGGGTGCATCTTCATCAATGGGGGTGTCTTTATCTCCCGGCGTAAATACGAGTATGCGGAActtacatcaacaacaacaggagCAAATTATGACAAGTCCTGGAAGCAATTTATTTGGTCATCACCAATTTCAATCTAACTTTCAGCCGCAGCATATTACATCTCAACAAACCCATTTTTTGCGACAACAGCGCCAGCAACAGTTGCAGGGAGCTGTTGTTTCGATTCCAGGTACTCCTTCGCAACgcataatgcaacaacaacaatcgttcCAGCAAtcgcaaataataaataataatcagaCATCTCTGCAAAATGGTGTTGGTGGAATAATGTTAACTAATCTGCACCATCAGCAATCACCAAATGTTCGGCAAGTTCGTCCCGTAGGTACAATGACAGGACACGTAGCTGTGCAGCAAAAATCTCAACAAGCACTTCACTTTCTTTCTTCCGGTAATATGTCACCTGCGGCGTCGCATTCACCTGCCTCTAGCCACCAGTCGATGCATAGTCCATTAATGGGCTCACATCAACAGCAAATATTGTCGCCTTCTACAACACCAGTGCAATCTCCACACCCTCATACCCCACATGCACATAAGCATATTGGTCAACAGCAATCGCAACAGTTGCAACTGCAACAGCAACATAATCAATTACAACAGCAGACAGCGATGATTTTACCCCCAGCAGTATCGCTGCCATCTAACAGTGTTAATCTTCATCACAACTCACAAGTACCTTTAGAATCGTCTTTATCCGGAGCGAGATCCAGTACTGGTAGCAGTGCCTCTTTGACAAATACAATACCTCCACCACCTGATTATAATCAGACGGCTAACGCGACAACAGGCTGGCCTGTGAATAACAAAATGATGGATTCCGAAACTAAAAGTAGTTTCCAGGAGTTTGCTCGTTACCAAATGCAATACAACttacagcagcaacaaatgaATACCAATCACCAATCGCAGCCAAATAAAGATGATTTGCAAAAACAGCAATTTAGCAATCATTCATCGAGTCCCGTAGGAGATACAATTGGAAGAATGGTGGCAGTGTCTTCGATGGATAATGTTGCTTCCAATGTATTATCAGATCCTTTAATAACTCTGTCCGATTTTGAAGCTTTAACAACAAATGACCTTGACGCTTTGCTACCAACATTAAACTGTGATTTGGATTCAACTCTTAGTTTGGATGATAAAAATGAATTGGAATCACTTTTGCAAGATGCAAAAGATCTCGATTTGGACCTAATTGAGGAAAATTTATCTGCTGTAGGCGTAGATATTGATGAAACAGCAGCAGCGGCATCTTCGCTTTTAGATGCAGAAGCCAGACATTTGCCACCAAATGTGACACTTGGCGTTAATCCAATACACTTTGAACAAAATGGCCAAATACCGCAAACAATACAAAACCATATGGGTGATGACACTATAGTGGCCACTAAAGAAAATAAGTTGCAAGTGCATCTAAGTAATCAACCACGGGATCAGGTTATGCAAAACCGATATAAGCCGGAAGATAACATGTTTATGCTAAATAACCAAACTAATCAGAAACTGCAGTTAACTCAAGATATATTATCCCATTCTATACAATCAGCGCAACATTCAAATTTTCAAGAGGAGTCTGCGCTTCATCGAAGTAAAGGAAGCGGTGGCACAGAGAATTCACCTACTCAGAAACAATTTCTAATTAATCCTCTGACCGGTGAAATGGAACCAATGCAAAGTGATGATAGCGAAACAGAGGCAGAACAGGAAACTCAGCAAACTAATTCTATGTCGAAAAATCAGCGTGTAGTGTCCTCAGTAATCGAAAGTTTTAGTTGTAATCAATCTGTCGAAGGTTTATCCAATTCTCTGTTTTTGGAGGATGATTCAAATTCATGTGGAACCTCTGTGTCCAAACTTTCATTAAGTGAGCAAATTAACGGAATTATTCCTGGAGTAGGAAGTGATATAGAACGCTCACGCGATTCGTTACTTTTAAACAAATCGAATCGAAGCGTTAAATATACTAAACGAGATGACACTCATTTGCTTAACAAATCAGTTACTTCTCTTAATAATATTTCTGAATTTTGTACAATTAAATCACCGAATGCATTCTTTAACCCTGGAACGACATCGTCGGCTACTAGtagtcttaaaaaaaaatcaaagtcaaCAACGCTacgagaaaaacaacaaaataacttAAAGGAAAAAAAGCAAGACGCAAACACCATTTCTGGAGTGACAAAACCTAAAAGGGCAAAAGCAAATGCCAAGTCGAAGACGCCTGCTGCATTGTCATGTACGAATACAATACCTTCTACTTTATCGGAATCTACACCCATATTGGCAACTCAACGAACATCAGAAAGCTGTAATAataatgagaaaataaaattacgCTTAAAATTGGAAAAGAAGGAACCGGTATCTCCTGCTTATAAAGTAGATATTTCTTTTCTAGCTTCACCAAAACTTCCTGTATTGGAAACGCCAGTGTCGAGCAAATTAAACGTACCATCTCAAAGTAAAAATAGTGTTCTTCTTAACAAGAATATAAACCAAAATACCACAGTTTTATCGGTTTCTACACAACAGCCACAGAATCTGCTAGAGAATTCTTCTGTTGTACAAAACCAATCGATTGCTTTCACAAATTTTACGCCACCGCAAATAGCCGTAAATGTTAGTCCGAATTGTTCAATTGATGAACCGCGAGTACCCCCATTACACATCAGTCTAAGGGGTGGGAAAAATTCAATTGTGATTAAAAGTAGTCGAAAAGATCGTAAGAAACCACAGAGTTTGCCAAATACGGCTTCAGTTGTATCGAGTGGAGATGCCGAAGATGTTGATTCTAAACATATACCTAATAAACAGTCGCAAATGCAGTCATCGCAGATGCCAGATCTGTGTACAGAGATTAGGACTCAAGAGAAAACACAGCATTTGTACATTTCCCAAAACCCTACATCATCAGTCTTTAACTGTAGTGGAAACGGTAACAATTCCGTGACAATAATGACATCAGCACGTTTGCCGACATTGCCGATTTCCAGTGATGATCTTTCATTGTCAGCAACGTCAATGACAGCGACGTCTCTGACAACATCTTCCTTCTCGGGTAACAAGAATGGACTCACAATAAGTGCAATTAAATCGCTTGATACAAAGAGCGGCAGTAGCTtaaatgacaataaaaatataataattggtTCGACTAATGTAGGTACATTACCGTTTCCACCACAATTGATGCATCAATCACAATATCAAAAACATACGTCCAATAAACTGTCACAAACTTGTAAAGAGCCAACAAGCGTATCTGGTAGCATAATTAATAcattatccaaaaataatatattggcTTGTTCCAGTGATAATtctgtaaatatttcaaatcgtGTGATGAATACAATGAATTTAAAGACACCAGCCACAATTACACCTATTGGTATGGGTGGAGGCAAACCACTGACAAAAAATCACAAACCACCGTCTTACATAACTGCTGTTCAGCAACTTCAACTTCAAAAGCATCAACAAAAACAGTTGCAGAAACAAACGAAATTTGGTACTCTTAATGAAAGTCAATCACCACAGGAAACAATTGTCGCAGTAGCGACTTTGTTGCCAAGTGCAACAACCCTAAAACGAGTTACAATACCAAAATCGTCGGTTGAACAAGATGATTTAGTTGTTAAATCGGAAAGTGTTTCTTCTACAGCTGAAAGTCTTGTGAATACAGACCACAAAATATCTGCTTCGAATTTACCAACAACATTGGCGAATGCAGTTGTCAGTTTTAAGAACCAATCGCATGAAGCTGTACAAAATGAATCTGTTCCAATTCCTGTAAGCAATGGAACCGTAAGTGTAAATAACGTTGGTATATCAAGTAATCAAGGAAATGTAGTTGGTACTTCACCACCTGCTCTTATTAATGTAACGCTCCGTAACTCGCCGGCAAGTAACGGAAGTGGTACTCCTGGTCATGGTAATGGAAGTGGAACAGGCGAAGACAGTGGTATTGAGTCTATGGATGCGTTATCAGAAAAAAGTCCTCATCAACAATCGTCTAGCAGCCCAACTCAACAGCAGATAAATAGTGGTAGTACAAGCACCGAAAAGACAGCAGCAACATCTAATGACGTAAAAAAGTCATTGAAAAGCGatataacaaaagaaaaagtagatcataccaaaaatataaatgaggAAAATAAGCTCGAATCAAACCCACAAAGAAAAGATATTTTGTTGGATTATACAGATGACGAAATTGAAAAGGCTTTGGCCAGAATGGAAGGATTTAATGAAGATTATTTGGCAGTTGATCGAAATGCATCAACTATTGTTAGCACAGTTGAACAATTGTCTTCTAAATCAGCTGCAAACACAAAAAACGCCATCTCTCCTTCCAAAGTCGAAGACACTATAAAAGGAACGTTGTTAGAACATATGGCCGAAACTTCAAcagaaaatactgaaaataaattaacgGGACGAATAATTGAATCCATTACCACTGAAGATAGGAACACTTCTCAATATACAGATGGAAATATTCTATtagataataaatataaatcggAGATAAGTCTAGAAAAAccaatttgttctagaaaactTGATATCAAAATTGATActgaaaatttgacaacagaTGAAGGAGGCAGGATAatatttgaaactaaaaaacaaGGGGATGCATCAAATATTCATTCACAACGTTCGGACTCTACTTACCCTCCTATATCTATTGAAATTCCAACGCAAAGCGAAACCGAATGTAATCGAATTCGCACTCGTGCTAGTAGTCGATTAGAAAGTCCTTTGGATATAAATAAATCAAGTCCAACATCGAATGAATCAAATGCAAATTCTTGTGTGAGTACTAACAATAAACAACTCAATACAACGCGAGCGTCTTCAATCGGTAGTGTCAGCCCACAATTAAGCGTTACATTTTCTGGTAGTGAAACTCAGCTTGGTGTAGGAAATAAGCGTAAGCGTCAAGAATCTGATACTAGTGCTAATAACGCTCATTTAAATGAATGTACTGAACAAAAGCGTTTACGGACAAGCAGTATAAGTAGTGCTACAAGCAATGTTGCTGTTGATGATAATGTTAGGAATATGAATGATTTATCTTCAGCAAATGATGCGCAGGATGCTTCAAAAATCATCTGTAGCAGAAAATGTGAGGAATCTTCTGACTCTGATGAACCATTGATCGAAGTGGCAGAAAAAGTAAGAAATTCAAAGGCAGGCAATGTTGCCGACTTTAACACTAGTGAAGGAGCTATTCAGACAACGCTGGTAAATTTAGCATCAGGGAAAATGGAGTTTTGCAATACGTCCAGCTTGGAAAAAAGTACACGTAATAGTCGAACAATAATACATCCCAGTA TTGACTTGTTCGACCTGGGGAATTGTCACCGCAAGGCTCTGCCAAAAAACGGTCTCTAA